The following proteins are co-located in the Dyadobacter chenwenxiniae genome:
- a CDS encoding glycoside hydrolase family 26 protein, with protein sequence MHINFKINKIAIAFAALFIASCSLSWAQKLIDSKATKETSALYRNMHELAKKHTLFGHQDATDYGHGWRDEPGRSDVKSVVGSHPAVIGVDIAPLTGRSVESIQKSQERLKKLVTDTYGRGGITTISWHFSNPVSGGGFYWKDSVSLPAVKYIIPGGKNHQDYKVILQGLAGWFKSLKGAEGEAIPLIFRPYHEFDGDWFWWGRAHCTPDEFKSLWQFTAGYLRDSLDVHNLIYAFSPDNKFNSVAEFTERYPGNDWVDLVGMDNYGDMGRDGKYNLEQAIKKLKIVNDFALENKKLAAMTETGLESIVNPVWYTEVLLKVLQKNRLNLAYVLVWRNDTRSETHYYAPFPGHPAVPDFKKFYENEYTLFEGDLKNIYGR encoded by the coding sequence ATGCACATTAATTTCAAAATCAACAAAATAGCAATCGCTTTCGCTGCACTTTTTATTGCATCGTGCTCGCTCTCTTGGGCTCAAAAACTAATTGATTCCAAAGCAACAAAAGAAACCTCTGCACTTTACCGCAATATGCACGAGCTAGCCAAAAAACATACACTTTTTGGACATCAGGACGCAACAGATTATGGACATGGCTGGCGAGACGAACCGGGACGATCGGACGTGAAGTCAGTTGTTGGCTCACACCCGGCAGTAATTGGTGTTGACATTGCGCCATTGACTGGCAGGTCTGTGGAGTCTATACAGAAAAGTCAGGAACGCCTAAAAAAACTGGTTACTGATACCTACGGGCGTGGCGGAATTACAACCATCTCCTGGCATTTCTCCAATCCAGTTTCTGGCGGTGGTTTTTACTGGAAAGATTCCGTTTCGTTGCCGGCGGTGAAATACATTATTCCGGGCGGTAAAAATCACCAAGATTACAAGGTCATTTTACAAGGTCTTGCAGGTTGGTTCAAAAGTCTGAAAGGTGCCGAAGGAGAGGCTATCCCGCTTATTTTCAGGCCTTATCATGAGTTTGACGGAGACTGGTTCTGGTGGGGAAGGGCACACTGCACGCCGGATGAATTCAAATCATTATGGCAATTCACAGCAGGGTATCTACGGGATAGTCTGGATGTTCATAACCTGATTTACGCGTTTTCCCCTGACAATAAATTCAACAGCGTCGCCGAATTTACGGAGCGGTATCCGGGCAACGATTGGGTTGACCTCGTTGGGATGGATAACTACGGAGACATGGGACGCGACGGCAAGTACAATCTGGAACAAGCGATCAAAAAACTCAAAATCGTAAATGACTTTGCACTGGAAAACAAAAAGCTGGCCGCCATGACCGAAACAGGTCTGGAATCCATCGTAAATCCTGTCTGGTATACCGAGGTATTGCTTAAAGTATTGCAAAAGAATAGGTTGAATCTGGCTTATGTGCTTGTCTGGCGCAACGATACCAGAAGTGAAACACATTATTACGCACCGTTTCCAGGGCATCCCGCCGTACCCGATTTCAAGAAGTTTTATGAAAATGAATACACGCTGTTTGAAGGCGACTTGAAGAATATATATGGCAGATAG
- a CDS encoding serine hydrolase domain-containing protein, with product MKKIYLSIALLTAFNSTIAQQKSPAPQELNYKADLKATGTSEDKTKRIDSLLQSFIDQKKASSIVGFVAKGGNVVYNKAFGYKDVENKVPAAVDDYYILFSQTKAVTTVAFMTLVEKGLVSVDDPVSKYFPEISDEVATAIKEDGTFEIRPVKTPMIFAHLMSHSSGISAGLVGKARRAEMEKKSAAASSGATPPAGPGQRTGGAGTAKFLKDEMITLAKYPLGFDPGSEWSYHISTNMLAYMVEVISGKSLREYVKSTVLDPLGMTETDWYYESSKMNRFVKAYSDIDGKLVPQSNKFSETTISPVQTYAEGAIGLNGPIGDYAKFCQMLLNKGEYNGKRILKPETIELMTKVNRLPAENSGGKGFQFGLGFELYNAEKKPVPEVSNTAFAWGGLYGTDYIIDPENNMIVLFYLNMPKHEPMYKPFLSKAYQLFK from the coding sequence ATGAAGAAAATATATTTGAGCATTGCGCTTTTAACTGCATTCAACAGCACAATTGCCCAGCAAAAATCCCCCGCGCCGCAGGAATTAAATTATAAAGCTGATCTTAAAGCCACCGGCACCAGCGAAGACAAGACAAAACGCATTGACTCGCTGCTGCAAAGTTTTATTGACCAGAAGAAAGCGAGCAGCATTGTAGGTTTTGTTGCCAAAGGCGGGAATGTCGTGTACAATAAAGCATTTGGCTACAAAGACGTCGAAAATAAGGTTCCGGCTGCTGTGGATGATTACTATATCCTGTTTTCTCAAACCAAAGCAGTGACGACCGTGGCTTTTATGACCCTGGTGGAGAAGGGATTGGTCTCGGTTGACGATCCAGTTTCTAAATATTTTCCGGAGATTTCCGATGAAGTGGCGACAGCCATCAAAGAGGATGGAACATTCGAAATAAGGCCAGTGAAGACGCCGATGATATTTGCACATCTGATGTCGCATTCTTCCGGAATCAGCGCCGGACTGGTCGGAAAGGCACGGCGAGCCGAAATGGAGAAGAAAAGTGCCGCTGCAAGCTCAGGAGCCACACCACCGGCAGGCCCGGGACAGCGAACGGGCGGAGCTGGCACGGCCAAATTTCTCAAAGACGAAATGATCACACTGGCTAAATATCCGTTGGGTTTCGATCCCGGCAGCGAGTGGAGTTACCATATCAGCACGAATATGCTGGCTTATATGGTCGAGGTCATTTCGGGGAAAAGTCTGCGTGAATATGTCAAATCAACGGTTCTGGATCCTTTAGGGATGACTGAAACGGACTGGTATTATGAATCTTCGAAAATGAACCGGTTTGTGAAGGCTTATAGCGACATTGATGGCAAACTGGTGCCGCAATCCAACAAATTCAGCGAGACCACGATCAGCCCGGTTCAAACTTATGCGGAGGGAGCTATCGGCCTGAACGGACCTATTGGCGACTATGCCAAATTTTGCCAGATGCTGCTCAACAAGGGCGAGTACAATGGCAAGCGCATCCTCAAACCGGAGACCATAGAGCTGATGACGAAGGTCAACCGCTTGCCTGCCGAGAATTCCGGTGGAAAAGGGTTTCAGTTTGGGCTTGGATTTGAACTCTATAATGCAGAAAAGAAACCGGTTCCGGAAGTTTCCAACACCGCATTTGCCTGGGGCGGATTGTACGGTACGGACTATATTATCGACCCCGAAAACAATATGATTGTGCTGTTTTACCTGAATATGCCCAAGCATGAGCCGATGTACAAACCATTTCTTAGTAAAGCTTATCAACTTTTTAAATAA
- a CDS encoding PQQ-dependent sugar dehydrogenase, with product MRKPLLGAFSLFIAFLPIRPLLAQTPKKPESNRFTKVVLAQRLEEPMQFQILKDGRVLYAERKGKLKVYDPKSQTMEMVAEFAVSTKYVNKAGEVTEGEDGMQGVILDPDYDKNHWIYIYYSLAGDEAKNVLVRYEWHGKELLESSRKVVMEVPVQREECCHVGGGMLFDKDKNLYLTTGDNTFSRASDGFAPLDERPGESPRDSQKSSPNTNDLRGKILRIHPEPDGSYTIPKGNLFPPGTPQTKPEIYTMGNRNPWRPTIDSKTGWLYWGEVGPDGSRDDIEKRGPQSYDEFNRAKGPGFYGWPYFVANNKAYVKYDFATKVSGEPFDAAHPVNNSRNSSGLKELPAAQPAFIWYSKAQSQEFPLMESGGNSAVGGPVFRKDDFKNASRLFPEYYEGKWFITDWVRGWINVVEMDENGEYKSMERFLPDLKLKGPIDMKFGPDGDLYVLEYGNGYFKDNPEAELIRIEYNSGNRKPLVEASASKTAGALPMQVTLSSEGTKDFDEDDALQYEWVVRKNNAVFKTLKDANPSITFTTPGTYQATLTVTDKAGEKNTKSVEIKAGNEPPVVEFKITKGNSTFYFPGKSIDYEVRVSDKEDGSLANKKIAPSQVSVSTNYLSEGFNLTRIAQKQMSVDASAQYATAISLINNGDCKACHAIKEKVLGPSFTAISAKYKGDPTAVAGLSKKILNGGSGVWGDAFMPAHPTMAESDVKGIVRYIMSLSDAPKPAKTLPVKGTYTTAVPKGDTEGSFIFRAAYADRGTKIASSQSSESTVVLRNPVVPVTLADEVKEISFNNDSTMAFVRNSGASFRLKGADLTGIKHIEIIRAAGRNAPTPPSGTIEAHAGSADGILLGKFSGEYSDRMIFDIAAGAVSGVKDVYFVFTGAPIRIKAVRFGAGE from the coding sequence TTGAGAAAGCCTTTATTAGGGGCTTTCTCATTGTTCATTGCCTTTCTGCCAATTCGCCCATTATTAGCGCAAACACCTAAAAAGCCGGAAAGTAACCGGTTCACCAAGGTGGTTCTTGCCCAGCGGCTTGAAGAGCCCATGCAGTTTCAAATTTTAAAAGACGGCAGGGTACTTTATGCGGAGCGGAAGGGTAAGTTGAAGGTTTATGATCCAAAGTCGCAGACTATGGAAATGGTGGCTGAGTTTGCCGTCAGTACAAAATATGTAAACAAAGCAGGAGAAGTAACCGAAGGAGAAGACGGCATGCAGGGCGTCATCCTGGATCCTGATTATGATAAAAATCACTGGATCTACATTTACTATTCCCTGGCTGGCGACGAGGCCAAAAACGTGCTGGTGCGATACGAGTGGCATGGTAAGGAGTTACTGGAAAGCTCGCGAAAGGTCGTTATGGAAGTGCCGGTTCAGCGTGAAGAATGCTGTCATGTGGGCGGAGGGATGCTTTTCGATAAAGATAAAAACCTGTATCTGACTACGGGTGACAATACATTTTCGCGCGCTTCCGACGGTTTTGCTCCCCTAGATGAAAGGCCGGGGGAATCACCCCGCGACTCCCAGAAGTCATCTCCCAATACGAATGATTTGAGAGGAAAAATTCTGCGTATCCACCCAGAGCCGGACGGTAGCTACACCATTCCCAAAGGCAACCTTTTTCCTCCTGGAACGCCGCAGACCAAGCCCGAAATTTACACGATGGGCAACAGAAACCCATGGCGGCCAACAATCGATTCGAAAACCGGATGGCTTTACTGGGGAGAAGTAGGCCCGGATGGTTCCCGTGACGACATCGAAAAACGCGGACCGCAATCCTATGATGAATTCAACCGCGCCAAGGGACCCGGGTTTTACGGATGGCCGTATTTTGTAGCCAATAACAAGGCATACGTAAAATATGACTTCGCCACCAAAGTGTCTGGGGAGCCTTTTGATGCTGCTCATCCGGTCAACAATTCTCGCAACAGCAGCGGCTTAAAGGAGCTTCCGGCTGCACAACCTGCGTTTATATGGTATTCAAAAGCACAAAGCCAGGAATTTCCGCTGATGGAAAGTGGGGGCAACAGCGCAGTGGGTGGGCCGGTATTCAGGAAAGATGATTTCAAAAATGCATCACGATTATTTCCAGAATACTACGAAGGAAAATGGTTCATCACCGACTGGGTACGGGGCTGGATCAATGTGGTGGAAATGGATGAAAACGGCGAATACAAATCCATGGAGCGTTTTCTTCCTGACCTGAAACTAAAGGGGCCGATCGACATGAAATTCGGGCCTGACGGTGACCTGTATGTGCTGGAATATGGAAACGGATATTTCAAAGATAACCCGGAGGCAGAACTGATCCGGATCGAATACAACAGCGGAAACAGAAAACCATTGGTAGAAGCATCAGCCAGTAAAACAGCAGGTGCGCTTCCCATGCAGGTTACACTGTCTTCGGAAGGCACGAAAGACTTTGACGAAGACGACGCGCTGCAATATGAATGGGTTGTCAGGAAAAACAATGCAGTTTTCAAAACGCTGAAAGATGCAAATCCGTCGATCACTTTTACCACGCCGGGTACGTATCAGGCAACCCTGACTGTAACGGATAAAGCGGGGGAGAAAAATACCAAATCAGTTGAAATAAAAGCAGGTAATGAACCTCCGGTGGTGGAATTTAAAATAACCAAAGGAAATTCCACCTTCTATTTTCCAGGAAAAAGCATTGACTATGAGGTGCGTGTAAGCGACAAGGAAGATGGCAGTCTTGCAAACAAGAAAATAGCGCCTTCTCAGGTTTCTGTCAGTACCAACTATCTGTCAGAGGGTTTTAACTTAACCCGGATCGCACAAAAGCAAATGAGTGTAGATGCTTCGGCGCAATATGCAACCGCGATTTCGCTGATCAATAATGGCGATTGCAAGGCTTGTCATGCCATTAAAGAAAAGGTGCTGGGTCCTTCTTTTACAGCTATATCTGCGAAATACAAGGGAGATCCAACCGCGGTTGCAGGTTTGTCCAAGAAGATTTTAAATGGCGGTTCGGGCGTTTGGGGAGACGCGTTTATGCCTGCACACCCGACCATGGCGGAAAGCGATGTGAAAGGAATTGTCCGCTACATTATGAGCTTGTCGGATGCGCCCAAACCGGCCAAAACTTTGCCTGTAAAAGGTACCTATACAACGGCTGTGCCTAAGGGTGATACGGAAGGCAGCTTCATATTCCGCGCCGCATACGCAGATCGGGGTACAAAAATAGCGTCCTCCCAATCGTCGGAATCGACCGTTGTCCTTCGAAATCCGGTAGTGCCGGTCACTCTTGCCGATGAGGTTAAAGAGATCAGTTTTAACAATGACAGTACCATGGCATTTGTCAGAAATTCCGGCGCGTCTTTCAGGCTTAAAGGAGCTGACCTGACCGGCATCAAGCACATTGAAATTATTCGTGCTGCCGGGCGGAATGCACCGACACCTCCCTCCGGAACGATCGAGGCACATGCAGGCAGCGCAGATGGAATTCTGTTAGGTAAGTTTTCCGGTGAATACAGTGATAGGATGATTTTCGACATCGCTGCCGGTGCAGTATCGGGTGTTAAAGATGTTTATTTTGTCTTTACCGGAGCTCCAATCAGAATCAAAGCTGTTCGGTTCGGCGCAGGTGAATAA
- a CDS encoding GH36 C-terminal domain-containing protein translates to MYVTKSKSKAVLFSYLVGNRNGDGSDTPIRLEGLDASKNYKVKELNLYPGTKSAIKEDQVYSGEYLMTAGFNPVVNARRTSVVLEIEAM, encoded by the coding sequence ATGTATGTTACGAAAAGCAAGTCCAAAGCAGTGCTCTTCTCCTATTTGGTCGGAAATAGAAACGGAGACGGCTCCGATACGCCGATCCGACTGGAAGGGTTAGATGCTTCTAAAAATTATAAAGTGAAAGAGTTGAATCTCTATCCTGGGACAAAATCTGCTATCAAGGAAGATCAGGTTTATTCGGGAGAATATCTAATGACGGCGGGGTTCAATCCGGTTGTGAATGCGAGAAGGACTAGTGTGGTATTGGAGATTGAGGCGATGTAG
- a CDS encoding alpha/beta hydrolase, translating to MNLKNILTTLLTIGLSLTLRFTVDAQTSEEKPLWPSGIKDNPVKYPAEEMVDFDVNPQSLSKKNRVFRKVSVPTYVLHLPPPGKETGVAVVICPGGGFVDNWFDREGTDLALWLKEQGVASLVLKYRLNTRDSSKNFVIPRDTYFAAAFDDAKQAIITLRKDVSKLKLDPNKIGIAGFSAGGTLAVELAATEEINEGPGKVSWKPNFAGLFYAAFLKNYTVRKESCPPVFIINAHDDKLTTASKSVDFYSSLLKAGIPAEMHIYNKGSHGFAMDFTKGETLKYWPESFLGWLMDIGMIQKK from the coding sequence ATGAACCTGAAAAACATATTGACAACGCTGTTAACAATTGGTCTTTCGCTTACTCTGCGATTTACCGTTGATGCCCAAACATCCGAAGAAAAACCACTATGGCCATCGGGTATCAAAGATAATCCCGTCAAATATCCTGCCGAAGAAATGGTAGATTTCGATGTAAATCCCCAGTCTCTTTCAAAGAAGAACCGGGTCTTTCGCAAAGTGTCCGTTCCTACTTACGTTCTTCATCTGCCACCGCCCGGAAAAGAAACGGGGGTCGCCGTAGTGATATGTCCCGGAGGCGGTTTTGTAGATAATTGGTTTGATCGGGAAGGTACCGACCTTGCACTCTGGCTAAAAGAACAGGGCGTGGCATCGTTGGTGTTAAAGTATCGCCTCAATACCAGAGATAGCAGCAAAAATTTTGTAATTCCCAGAGATACATATTTCGCAGCTGCATTCGATGATGCAAAGCAGGCCATCATCACTTTACGAAAAGATGTATCTAAACTTAAACTTGACCCCAATAAAATCGGCATAGCAGGTTTTTCGGCTGGCGGAACATTGGCGGTAGAACTTGCAGCAACCGAAGAAATCAATGAAGGACCCGGCAAGGTTAGCTGGAAACCCAATTTCGCAGGTCTTTTTTATGCTGCATTTTTAAAGAATTATACTGTTCGAAAGGAAAGTTGTCCACCAGTTTTTATCATCAATGCCCACGACGATAAGTTGACTACGGCCTCCAAAAGTGTTGACTTTTATTCATCGCTGCTGAAAGCAGGAATTCCGGCCGAAATGCATATCTACAATAAAGGCTCTCATGGATTTGCAATGGATTTTACAAAAGGAGAAACCCTGAAATACTGGCCTGAAAGTTTTTTGGGGTGGTTAATGGACATTGGAATGATTCAAAAAAAGTAA
- a CDS encoding AraC family transcriptional regulator — MSKVIKVPTALVSGPGQQSALMLDGCSVIEQCIHSMEAKGTMYLEEHLLLIVLEGTVTLTYGKQQYTLGKNDMILLKKAISVQYDKVGNPDNDNIYDSLMFSLKDDLLKTFLASSEVKVPKIEGEVKTAVYPMNECLVAFAYSLKPYFHDDSIVHPGQLRLKIMELLYDVAECNRNMFLQILQLHQPVRAEIRQVVEQHYASPVSLLELAYLSGRSLSSFKRDFQMVYNTSPASWIREKRLEKAKDMLETTLMSVSDICYTLGFENVSHFSRIFKQYHGQAPSVFRS, encoded by the coding sequence ATGAGCAAAGTGATTAAGGTTCCTACTGCGCTGGTTAGCGGGCCAGGGCAACAAAGTGCTTTAATGTTGGATGGCTGTTCGGTCATAGAGCAATGCATACACAGCATGGAGGCCAAAGGCACTATGTATCTGGAAGAGCATTTGCTGCTGATCGTTTTGGAAGGGACTGTCACGCTGACGTATGGAAAGCAGCAGTACACGCTTGGAAAGAACGACATGATCCTTTTAAAGAAAGCGATTTCAGTACAATATGATAAAGTGGGCAACCCGGATAATGACAACATCTATGACAGTCTGATGTTCAGTTTAAAAGATGATCTCTTAAAAACTTTTTTGGCTTCATCAGAAGTTAAAGTCCCCAAAATAGAAGGCGAGGTTAAAACGGCGGTATATCCGATGAATGAATGTCTGGTGGCATTCGCCTATTCCCTTAAACCATATTTTCATGACGACTCCATTGTGCATCCAGGCCAGTTGCGACTGAAAATAATGGAACTGCTATACGACGTTGCAGAATGCAATCGCAATATGTTTTTGCAGATTCTTCAATTGCACCAGCCGGTGCGGGCAGAGATTCGTCAGGTAGTTGAACAACATTATGCTTCGCCGGTTTCCTTATTGGAGCTGGCCTATTTGTCAGGCAGAAGTTTGTCGAGTTTCAAAAGAGATTTTCAAATGGTTTATAATACGTCTCCGGCTTCATGGATACGCGAGAAGAGATTGGAAAAGGCAAAGGATATGCTGGAAACCACACTCATGTCTGTTTCTGACATTTGCTACACGCTCGGGTTTGAAAACGTTTCGCATTTTTCAAGGATTTTTAAGCAGTACCACGGTCAGGCTCCTTCGGTATTTCGTAGTTAA
- a CDS encoding NAD(P)-dependent alcohol dehydrogenase translates to MIETKGYAAQSPNEDLAPWSFERREVGPHDVQFDILYCGVCHSDLHQINNDWFPGIFPMVPGHEIVGRVVKVGDHVKKFKVGDLAGTGCMVDSCQECENCKRDLEQYCLEGNTQTYNGLERDGKTPTYGGYSNTIVVREEFVLHVSEKLDLAAVAPLLCAGITTYSPLRHWKVGKGHKLAVLGLGGLGHMGVKFGLAFGAEVTVLSTSPKKEEDAKRLGAHHFVVTSDEAQVKAALGTFDFILDTVSAEHDFNMYLSLLRTDGTLICVGVPSKPAEIAAFSLLGGRKSVAGSGIGGIAETQEMLDFCAEHNIVSDIELIDIKDIQTAYDRMEKGDVRYRFVIDMATL, encoded by the coding sequence ATGATAGAAACAAAAGGATACGCTGCACAGAGTCCTAATGAAGATTTAGCGCCTTGGTCATTTGAACGCAGAGAAGTTGGCCCACACGACGTTCAGTTTGATATTTTATATTGCGGTGTTTGCCACTCCGATTTGCATCAGATCAATAACGACTGGTTTCCGGGCATATTCCCAATGGTACCAGGACATGAAATCGTTGGTCGTGTGGTCAAAGTTGGTGATCATGTAAAAAAATTCAAAGTAGGCGACCTGGCCGGAACGGGCTGTATGGTTGATTCCTGCCAGGAGTGTGAAAATTGCAAAAGAGATCTTGAGCAATATTGTCTGGAAGGCAATACGCAAACCTACAACGGACTGGAACGTGATGGGAAAACACCAACGTATGGTGGATATTCTAATACCATTGTGGTGCGGGAAGAATTTGTACTGCATGTCTCTGAAAAGCTCGACCTGGCTGCTGTCGCACCCTTATTGTGTGCAGGTATCACCACGTATTCGCCTCTCAGACATTGGAAAGTGGGAAAAGGACACAAATTGGCGGTACTTGGTCTTGGCGGTTTGGGGCATATGGGTGTTAAGTTTGGCCTTGCTTTCGGTGCGGAAGTAACTGTTTTAAGTACATCACCAAAAAAAGAAGAAGATGCCAAAAGGCTGGGTGCGCATCATTTTGTTGTTACCAGCGACGAGGCTCAGGTAAAGGCAGCTTTGGGGACTTTTGACTTCATTCTGGACACCGTTTCTGCCGAACATGATTTCAATATGTACCTCTCGTTGCTTCGGACAGACGGTACGCTGATTTGCGTGGGTGTTCCTTCAAAACCAGCAGAAATAGCGGCTTTTAGTCTGCTTGGCGGAAGAAAAAGTGTCGCAGGATCTGGCATAGGAGGCATAGCCGAAACACAAGAAATGCTAGATTTCTGTGCTGAGCACAACATCGTTTCCGACATTGAGCTTATTGACATAAAAGATATTCAGACAGCCTACGACCGTATGGAAAAAGGTGATGTTCGTTACCGGTTTGTGATTGATATGGCAACCTTGTAG
- a CDS encoding nuclear transport factor 2 family protein: MEVSQQEKQGIIRAIDLYVEGGRKASGKIAAEAFSPTATMSWTEDGKLKSVPIQALFDGFDSWEPMEASYELTTLDVAEDVAIVRIESQFGPSKFADMFTLVKDGDLWKIVSKVYHVKK; the protein is encoded by the coding sequence ATGGAAGTTTCACAGCAGGAAAAACAAGGTATAATACGTGCAATAGATTTGTATGTGGAAGGTGGGCGGAAAGCCAGCGGTAAAATCGCAGCGGAAGCATTTTCGCCGACTGCAACAATGTCCTGGACAGAGGATGGTAAATTAAAAAGTGTACCAATTCAGGCCTTATTTGATGGTTTCGATAGTTGGGAGCCTATGGAAGCGAGTTACGAACTCACTACACTGGATGTGGCAGAAGATGTGGCTATTGTCCGGATCGAGTCACAATTCGGCCCCAGTAAATTTGCTGATATGTTTACATTGGTCAAAGATGGTGATCTGTGGAAAATTGTAAGTAAAGTTTATCATGTTAAAAAGTAG
- a CDS encoding sulfite exporter TauE/SafE family protein produces the protein MAFVAGFIDAVVGGGGLIQIPALLIAFPDKAVATLFGTNKIAAISGTSVAAYQYSQRIRFDYRLLIIVSLAAFTASFLGAKAVSMVRADILRPVILIILILMLIYVYTNKNLGAVQTKVLPFAKQLLLGSLIGLVVGFYDGFFGPGTGSFLILGFVVLLRFDFLTASGYAKLINCVTNTSALLVFIRSWNYLLGIGLLMAVFNIAGNIIGSRMALREGNGFVRKIFLVVVSLMILRYGYDVFQEFLS, from the coding sequence CTGGCTTTTGTAGCCGGTTTTATTGATGCTGTGGTAGGAGGGGGAGGCTTGATACAGATTCCGGCTCTCCTAATCGCGTTCCCGGATAAGGCTGTGGCGACGCTTTTTGGCACAAACAAGATCGCCGCCATTTCTGGAACATCTGTGGCGGCGTATCAGTATAGCCAGCGCATCAGGTTTGATTACCGTCTCCTCATCATCGTTAGTCTGGCTGCTTTTACAGCTTCCTTTTTAGGAGCGAAAGCCGTAAGTATGGTAAGGGCAGACATTCTCAGACCGGTTATTCTGATTATTCTGATCTTAATGCTGATATACGTTTATACAAATAAAAATCTGGGTGCAGTCCAAACCAAAGTGCTTCCATTTGCGAAGCAATTGTTGCTGGGGTCGCTAATTGGTCTGGTAGTTGGTTTTTATGACGGCTTCTTTGGCCCCGGAACTGGTAGCTTTCTCATCCTGGGTTTTGTCGTGTTGCTCAGATTCGATTTTTTAACCGCTTCGGGATACGCAAAACTCATCAACTGTGTCACAAATACTTCGGCATTGCTGGTTTTTATACGTAGTTGGAATTACCTGTTGGGTATTGGGCTGCTGATGGCTGTTTTTAACATTGCCGGCAACATCATTGGTAGTAGAATGGCCTTGCGCGAAGGAAATGGATTCGTCCGAAAAATATTTTTGGTTGTTGTTTCGCTGATGATCCTAAGGTATGGTTATGATGTTTTTCAAGAGTTTTTGTCATAG
- a CDS encoding type II toxin-antitoxin system Phd/YefM family antitoxin, translating to MRIISAREFRGKQKDYLDLAEKERVIIHRGKNKKSVLLTPIDENTEHMGRDSVVAKTL from the coding sequence ATGCGAATTATATCAGCCAGGGAATTTCGGGGAAAACAGAAGGATTATCTGGATCTGGCCGAGAAAGAGCGGGTAATCATTCACCGGGGAAAGAATAAGAAGTCAGTTTTACTCACGCCAATTGATGAAAATACTGAACATATGGGCAGAGATTCTGTGGTAGCCAAAACCCTATGA
- a CDS encoding DUF1016 N-terminal domain-containing protein produces the protein MHLTSNQYPQILAELKVTIRQSRLKASLSANAQMLTLYWQIGKTIVEQQEAASWGARIIDPLASDLRKEFPNMQGLSPKNLKYMRQFATAYPDREFVQAALAQITWYHHHLGSFYSSS, from the coding sequence ATGCATCTTACTTCCAACCAGTACCCGCAAATCCTTGCGGAACTAAAAGTAACCATCCGTCAAAGTCGCCTTAAAGCATCCCTTTCCGCTAATGCACAAATGCTGACGCTTTACTGGCAGATTGGAAAAACGATCGTTGAGCAGCAGGAAGCTGCAAGTTGGGGAGCAAGGATCATCGATCCACTGGCATCAGACCTTCGAAAAGAATTCCCCAACATGCAGGGACTTTCGCCCAAAAACCTCAAATACATGCGCCAATTTGCTACCGCTTATCCCGACCGGGAATTTGTGCAAGCGGCACTTGCACAAATCACTTGGTACCACCATCATCTTGGGAGCTTTTACTCTTCCTCCTGA